In Anomalospiza imberbis isolate Cuckoo-Finch-1a 21T00152 chromosome 10, ASM3175350v1, whole genome shotgun sequence, the following proteins share a genomic window:
- the SCG2 gene encoding secretogranin-2, which yields MAETKTFQPGAACALTFFFVLICWVDAASFQQHQLLQKDPDYAMKNLQRLPNPDMIKALEYIEDLRKQTNKGDSSPDYSSYQSVPYLLPQRESKDQLHLPDNVRDSLTEDESQWVKVMLEALRQAEKESKAGPKENKPYGLSSDNSFPAGVTDDYEAYKWPERWQKYLKMPLGHYEDSSRDSPFKRTNEIVEEQYTPQSLATLESVFQELGKMAGPSNHKKERLDEDQKLYTDDEDDVYKVNNIAYEDVVGGEDWNPIEEKVESQTQEEIKDSKEEIDKHEEEIDDEMKRSGKLSLLEDEIRRENKDQVSEDVSKLMNFYLKRLMGSAGNRKLRTGGELEEKRASMFLDKQLDPQAIAQLIEISRNLQIPPEDLIDMLKAGEKKQLQSERLEAEQEMEFPEDLDEITETNLGQSDIFKNNINSKNGYMKQPLIPENLPEDLNIEDIVSLLGNDNLANQNPSYLLNHLNQENDLPRLSYIPRRLKGHLFPKAAWMNDLERRQTEYEKLNEKDEELADYLAKVLAKYPEVINTNQMKRVPAAASESNLQEDEHLEQAIREHLNQLGPQEAAKLASLSKRLSMAGEADDTQTRQYLDEDMLAKVLEYLKQEKSELERDHITKRAMENM from the coding sequence atgGCAGAAACTAAAACcttccagcctggagcagcctgtgctctCACCTTTTTCTTTGTCCTAATCTGTTGGGTTGATGCAGCctccttccagcagcaccagctgcttCAGAAAGATCCAGACTATGCAATGAAAAACTTACAAAGGCTCCCAAATCCCGATATGATCAAAGCGCTGGAATACATAGAAGACCTTCGCAAGCAAACCAACAAGGGAGACAGCAGCCCTGATTACAGCTCTTATCAAAGTGTCCCATACCTCCTCCCACAGAGAGAAAGCAAGGACCAGCTTCACCTCCCGGATAACGTGCGGGATTCTTTGACTGAAGATGAGTCCCAGTGGGTTAAGGTAATGCTGGAAGCCTTGCGGCAAGCTGAGAAGGAGTCAAAAGCTGGCCCAAAGGAGAATAAACCTTACGGTCTGAGTTCAGATAACAGCTTTCCAGCTGGAGTAACTGATGATTACGAGGCTTACAAGTGGCCTGAGAGGTGGCAGAAGTACCTCAAGATGCCACTTGGGCACTATGAAGACAGTTCAAGAGACAGTCCCTTCAAGCGTACCAACGAAATCGTGGAAGAGCAGTACACGCCCCAGAGCCTTGCCACGCTAGAGTCCGTGTTCCAGGAGCTGGGCAAGATGGCAGGACCCAGTAACCACAAGAAAGAAAGGCTGGATGAGGACCAGAAATTGTATAcagatgatgaagatgatgtCTATAAAGTGAATAACATAGCCTATGAAGATGTGGTTGGAGGAGAAGATTGGAATCCCATAGAGGAAAAAGTGGAAAGCCAAACCCAGGAAGAGATAAAAGATAGCAAAGAGGAAATTGATAAACACGAAGAGGAGATTGACGACGAAATGAAAAGATCAGGAAAACTCAGCCTCCTTGAGGAtgaaataagaagagaaaataaagatcaAGTGTCAGAGGATGTTTCAAAACTAATGAATTTTTACCTGAAGAGGCTGATGGGTAGTGCTGGGAATAGGAAATTAAGGACTGGAGGAGAActtgaggaaaaaagagcaTCCATGTTTTTGGATAAACAACTTGATCCTCAGGCTATAGCTCAGCTGATAGAAATCTCAAGGAATTTGCAAATTCCTCCTGAGGATTTAATAGACATGTTgaaagctggagaaaaaaagcagcttcagAGCGAAAGGTTGGAAGCTGAGCAGGAAATGGAATTCCCAGAAGACCTCGACGAGATAACTGAAACCAATCTAGGACAGAGtgacatatttaaaaataatataaactcTAAAAACGGGTACATGAAGCAGCCTCTTATTCCAGAAAATCTACCTGAAGACCTCAATATTGAAGATATTGTCAGCCTTCTGGGAAATGACAATTTAGCAAATCAGAATCCCTCCTACTTACTAAATCATCTTAATCAAGAAAATGATTTGCCAAGACTGTCTTACATTCCCAGAAGATTGAAAGGACACCTGTTCCCTAAAGCTGCCTGGATGAACGACTTGGAAAGGCGACAAACGGAGTATGAGAAACTGAATGAGAAAGATGAAGAGCTGGCTGATTACTTGGCAAAGGTGCTGGCAAAATACCCTGAAGTGATCAATACAAACCAGATGAAACGAGTCCCGGCTGCAGCCTCGGAGAGCAACCTGCAGGAAGACGAGCACCTGGAGCAGGCCATCCGAGAGCACCTAAACCAGCTGGGACCACAGGAGGCTGCCAAGTTGGCTTCACTCAGCAAAAGGCTCTCCATGGCTGGGGAAGCTGATGACACGCAGACCAGGCAGTACCTGGATGAGGATATGCTGGCAAAGGTGCTGGAGTATCTAAAACAGGAGAAATCAGAGCTTGAAAGAGATCACATTACCAAGCGAGCAATGGAAAACATGTAA